One window from the genome of Micromonospora aurantiaca ATCC 27029 encodes:
- a CDS encoding glycosyltransferase family 2 protein, with the protein MKISLITPVHAPSIPYLADAYESLRSQELPDGWAWEWLVQEDGRTGKVAAALPDDPRILSGTGKPGGPGTARNMAMARSGGDLLRVLDADDQLAPGALAREIDVLSKRPDVGWTTCSVLDLMPDGSTVGWQHADPPGGILHQGEVLNYFRRKGYRLPVHPATLCIRRELALALGGWMALPGGEDTGLLIAASVVTDGYFIAEPGLLYRKHPDQITAQSDWSANEEWQLRMQLIESRATALQSSFPGTRT; encoded by the coding sequence GTGAAGATCTCCCTGATCACGCCAGTCCACGCCCCGAGCATTCCCTATCTGGCAGACGCCTACGAATCACTCCGCTCGCAAGAGTTGCCGGATGGGTGGGCGTGGGAATGGTTGGTCCAGGAGGACGGACGGACCGGCAAAGTTGCTGCCGCCCTTCCCGATGACCCACGCATTCTCAGCGGAACAGGGAAGCCTGGTGGTCCAGGGACCGCCCGCAACATGGCTATGGCACGCAGCGGCGGAGATCTGCTGCGAGTCCTGGACGCAGACGACCAGCTCGCTCCCGGCGCCCTTGCGCGTGAGATCGACGTACTCAGCAAGCGGCCCGACGTCGGCTGGACGACGTGCAGTGTGCTCGACCTAATGCCCGACGGATCAACGGTTGGCTGGCAACACGCCGACCCACCGGGCGGCATCCTGCACCAGGGCGAGGTACTGAACTACTTCCGCCGTAAGGGATACCGGCTTCCGGTCCACCCAGCCACGCTGTGTATCCGGCGAGAACTCGCCCTCGCCCTTGGCGGCTGGATGGCACTGCCGGGTGGGGAAGACACTGGGCTGTTGATCGCCGCGTCAGTCGTGACCGACGGCTACTTCATCGCGGAGCCAGGGCTGTTATACCGGAAGCACCCGGACCAGATCACGGCCCAGAGCGACTGGAGCGCGAACGAAGAGTGGCAGCTCCGCATGCAGCTCATCGAGTCACGAGCCACCGCCTTGCAATCGTCGTTCCCCGGTACTCGCACCTAA
- a CDS encoding GntR family transcriptional regulator, with product MAKWERIAAEWREKIHSGEVTPGTKLPNEQQMKADYEVSLPVVRQALDTLEAEGLVDRRHGRGTFVRAPRQRVRRSPERYQWEKDRARLPESQRRRTGATERDTGLTMQDLDFSAEYRTVPASAELARIFGVPVGAKMLERVYRTSSRKERVPLSLNTSYMVYDVVAENPALLDDNNEPWPGGTQNQLFTIGIELDRIVDEITARPPSADEAEALKLPPGVSVLVLRKVSVDTKDCVVEVSNVVLPGDRTEFVYTTKLARWSE from the coding sequence ATGGCCAAGTGGGAGCGAATCGCCGCAGAGTGGCGCGAAAAGATTCATTCAGGTGAGGTCACGCCTGGAACGAAGCTGCCGAACGAGCAGCAGATGAAAGCCGACTATGAAGTGAGCTTGCCCGTCGTCCGACAGGCGCTCGACACGCTTGAAGCAGAAGGTCTGGTCGATCGACGTCACGGCCGAGGAACCTTCGTCCGCGCCCCCCGACAGCGAGTACGGCGATCCCCCGAGCGGTATCAGTGGGAGAAGGATCGAGCCCGGCTGCCCGAGTCTCAGCGACGCCGCACAGGCGCAACCGAGCGGGACACCGGACTGACCATGCAAGACCTTGACTTCTCGGCTGAGTACCGGACGGTTCCGGCGAGCGCTGAACTGGCTCGGATCTTCGGAGTTCCGGTCGGCGCAAAGATGCTTGAGCGCGTCTACCGAACTAGTTCCCGCAAGGAGCGGGTGCCGCTCAGCCTGAACACGTCCTACATGGTCTATGACGTGGTAGCCGAGAACCCGGCGCTGCTCGACGACAACAACGAGCCGTGGCCGGGCGGTACTCAGAACCAGCTATTCACCATCGGAATTGAGCTAGACCGGATCGTTGACGAGATCACGGCCCGGCCGCCCTCGGCAGACGAAGCCGAAGCCTTGAAGCTGCCCCCAGGCGTCTCAGTGCTCGTTCTTCGCAAGGTCTCCGTGGACACCAAGGACTGCGTCGTGGAGGTCTCGAACGTCGTACTCCCTGGCGACCGGACCGAGTTCGTTTACACAACGAAGCTTGCGCGGTGGTCCGAGTGA
- a CDS encoding FtsK/SpoIIIE domain-containing protein encodes MTAIPAPAAAVPVGPGLSMFDPIFIGIDEFGQPVYITLAYRNLLAGGEPGGGKSGLLNCIAAHAALSVDSRLVLLDGKLVELGQWEDSADAFIGPDITEALTVLKRLQLVMNNRYAWLRAHGRRKVTADDGLSVITVLVDEIAFYSATVGSKQEQEEFVALLRDLVARGRAAGIPVVAATQRPSFDIIPTSLRDLFGYRAAFRCTTPNSSNIVLGHGWAEQGYTATDIAPTNQGAAYLIAEGGVPRRIKVAYLTDAQIAGIADYAAWIRRPRRLPDQVPDLTRVDFGVAA; translated from the coding sequence ATGACCGCGATTCCCGCCCCCGCTGCTGCGGTGCCGGTGGGTCCTGGCCTGTCGATGTTCGACCCGATCTTCATCGGGATCGACGAGTTCGGCCAGCCCGTCTACATCACCCTCGCCTACCGCAACCTTCTCGCCGGTGGTGAGCCCGGCGGCGGTAAGTCCGGGCTGCTCAACTGCATCGCGGCCCACGCCGCGCTCAGTGTCGACTCCCGGCTCGTGCTACTCGACGGCAAGCTCGTCGAGCTGGGCCAGTGGGAAGACTCCGCTGATGCCTTCATCGGCCCGGACATCACCGAGGCCCTGACCGTCCTCAAGCGGCTGCAACTGGTGATGAACAACCGCTACGCCTGGCTGCGCGCCCACGGGCGCCGCAAGGTGACCGCCGACGACGGCCTGTCGGTCATCACCGTCCTGGTCGACGAGATCGCCTTCTACTCCGCCACCGTCGGCAGCAAGCAGGAGCAGGAAGAGTTCGTCGCCCTCCTGCGTGACCTGGTCGCCCGGGGCCGTGCCGCCGGTATCCCGGTCGTGGCCGCGACGCAGCGGCCGTCGTTCGACATCATCCCCACCTCGCTGCGGGACCTGTTCGGCTACCGGGCCGCGTTCCGCTGCACCACCCCAAACAGCTCGAACATCGTCCTCGGCCACGGCTGGGCCGAGCAGGGCTACACGGCCACCGACATCGCCCCCACCAACCAGGGCGCGGCCTACCTCATCGCCGAAGGCGGCGTCCCGCGCCGCATCAAGGTCGCCTACCTGACCGATGCCCAGATCGCGGGCATCGCCGACTACGCCGCCTGGATCCGCCGGCCACGCCGGTTACCGGACCAGGTTCCGGACCTCACCCGCGTCGACTTCGGGGTGGCGGCATGA
- a CDS encoding DUF6197 family protein produces the protein MKATQNPATGVQVTPADLLRCAALYLRRHGWHQGTYYAPTTDTPTPPACAAGAIGIATAGHRVEHFSQLDPSALADYLAAMAAFVDYLDDHAPVFHIDEDGYLLDEHTSPYSWNDDPARTAEQVITALDAAADEWDRLHNQGGEN, from the coding sequence ATGAAGGCTACCCAAAACCCTGCCACCGGAGTCCAGGTCACACCCGCTGACCTGCTCCGCTGCGCTGCCCTCTACCTGCGCCGGCACGGCTGGCACCAGGGCACCTACTACGCCCCCACCACCGACACCCCCACCCCGCCGGCCTGCGCCGCCGGGGCCATCGGCATCGCCACCGCCGGACACCGCGTCGAGCACTTCTCCCAGCTCGACCCGAGCGCGCTCGCCGACTACCTCGCGGCCATGGCCGCGTTCGTCGACTACCTCGACGACCACGCCCCGGTCTTCCACATCGACGAAGACGGCTACCTGCTCGACGAGCACACCTCCCCCTACTCCTGGAACGACGACCCCGCCCGCACCGCCGAGCAGGTCATCACCGCCCTCGACGCGGCTGCCGACGAGTGGGACCGCCTCCACAACCAGGGAGGCGAGAACTGA
- a CDS encoding RRQRL motif-containing zinc-binding protein — protein sequence MTTYTYDPANPADEFPTYPYRLAPDGLATRRQLRAAGLRPGGHHAVAQILWRRGKRVAYLYRLDLAAPKRVATPAQRAAIAKALRARRTCRHCGQTKPYYIPRRYGCCLDCHGGDR from the coding sequence ATGACCACCTACACCTACGACCCGGCCAACCCCGCCGACGAATTCCCCACCTACCCCTACCGGCTCGCCCCCGACGGCCTGGCCACCCGCCGCCAGCTCCGCGCCGCCGGACTCCGCCCGGGCGGACATCACGCGGTCGCGCAGATCCTGTGGCGTCGCGGTAAGCGCGTTGCGTACCTCTACCGCCTCGACCTCGCCGCCCCCAAACGGGTCGCGACCCCGGCCCAGCGGGCCGCTATCGCCAAAGCCCTGCGGGCTCGCCGCACCTGCCGCCACTGCGGCCAGACCAAGCCCTACTACATCCCCCGCCGTTACGGCTGCTGCCTCGACTGCCACGGAGGCGACCGATGA
- a CDS encoding replication initiator, producing the protein MASTLDLTPRASARGVGSNADTTTPVYTYTAAGSAFQRATRPDYFGWLDHVRAAAGCTRPIRLAGQLLTVEPGTGRVLDSRQTDAMPDAAIYKACGNRRATVCPTCAQTYQRDAFQLLRAGLVGGKGVPESVAQHPAVFATFTAPSFGTVHARKVKRHTCRNRRRCDCRAEPCHARRDTGLCPHGRPAVCWARHEQGDAALGHPLCLDCYDHDHQVVWNIFSGELWHRTKQAAERWLAKLAQRRGVPRVEISTASGNTRKVAPVRLSPGKVAELQARGAVHFHAIARLDGVDGQDPDNVVPPPAGFTVDDLVDALRHAARQIAFHTPPHPDRPEGWPIAWGDQVDLEPIATDGSGEVTDGMVAGYLAKYATKSTEATGHTSTRLTADTIGDYADPDGDHTARLIDACWRIGRPIHTPAPLSERSREPRPRPGFVQRWECPDCGTHTRYAACPTCTAARQAALDTEPTKTATANPYARLRRWAHMLGFGGHFLTKARRYSVTFRLLRDTRVTFRRHEHQNHEHSATAAGPPVEQVDEDTTLIVGTLTFAGVGWHTTGDALLANTAAALARERHATGREELAHELGTTPAGIASAA; encoded by the coding sequence ATGGCGTCGACGCTGGACCTCACCCCCCGAGCCTCGGCCCGGGGGGTGGGCTCGAACGCCGACACCACCACCCCCGTCTACACCTACACCGCCGCCGGTTCCGCCTTCCAGCGCGCCACCCGACCCGACTACTTCGGCTGGCTCGACCACGTCCGCGCCGCCGCCGGCTGCACCCGACCCATCCGCCTCGCCGGGCAGCTCCTCACCGTCGAACCCGGCACCGGCCGCGTCCTCGACTCCCGGCAGACCGACGCCATGCCCGATGCTGCCATCTACAAGGCATGCGGCAACCGCCGCGCCACCGTCTGCCCTACCTGCGCGCAGACCTACCAACGCGACGCCTTCCAACTCCTGCGCGCGGGCCTGGTCGGCGGCAAAGGCGTCCCCGAATCAGTCGCGCAGCATCCGGCGGTGTTCGCCACGTTCACCGCGCCGTCGTTCGGCACCGTCCACGCCCGAAAGGTCAAGCGGCACACCTGCCGCAACCGCCGCCGCTGCGACTGCCGCGCCGAACCCTGCCACGCCCGCCGCGACACCGGCCTCTGCCCCCACGGCCGACCCGCCGTCTGCTGGGCTAGGCACGAGCAGGGTGACGCCGCGCTCGGGCATCCGCTGTGTCTGGACTGCTACGACCACGACCACCAGGTCGTCTGGAACATCTTCTCCGGCGAACTCTGGCACCGCACCAAACAAGCCGCCGAACGCTGGCTGGCGAAACTCGCCCAACGCCGCGGCGTCCCCCGCGTCGAGATCTCGACCGCCTCCGGCAACACCCGGAAGGTCGCTCCGGTGCGGCTGTCGCCCGGGAAGGTCGCTGAACTGCAAGCGCGGGGAGCGGTGCACTTCCACGCCATCGCCCGCCTCGACGGCGTCGACGGCCAGGACCCCGACAACGTCGTGCCCCCGCCGGCCGGGTTCACCGTCGACGACCTCGTCGACGCGCTGCGCCACGCCGCCCGGCAGATCGCCTTCCACACCCCGCCCCACCCCGACCGGCCCGAGGGCTGGCCCATCGCCTGGGGCGACCAGGTCGACCTGGAACCGATCGCCACCGACGGCTCGGGGGAGGTCACCGATGGCATGGTCGCGGGCTACCTTGCCAAGTACGCCACCAAAAGCACCGAGGCCACCGGGCACACCTCCACCCGCCTGACCGCCGACACGATCGGGGACTACGCCGACCCCGACGGCGACCACACCGCCCGCCTCATCGACGCCTGCTGGCGCATCGGCCGACCAATCCACACCCCGGCCCCACTCTCCGAGCGGTCCCGGGAACCCCGGCCACGGCCCGGCTTCGTCCAGCGCTGGGAATGCCCCGACTGCGGCACCCACACCCGCTACGCCGCCTGCCCCACCTGCACGGCTGCGCGTCAAGCCGCCCTTGACACCGAACCGACGAAAACGGCGACAGCCAACCCGTACGCCCGGCTGCGCCGATGGGCGCACATGCTCGGCTTCGGCGGCCACTTCCTCACGAAAGCCCGCCGCTACTCCGTCACCTTCCGGCTCCTGCGCGACACCCGCGTCACCTTCCGGCGCCACGAACACCAGAACCACGAACACTCGGCCACCGCCGCCGGACCACCCGTCGAGCAGGTCGACGAAGACACCACGCTCATCGTCGGCACCCTCACCTTCGCCGGAGTCGGCTGGCACACCACCGGAGACGCGCTCCTCGCCAACACCGCCGCCGCCCTCGCCCGCGAGCGACACGCCACCGGCCGCGAAGAACTCGCCCACGAACTCGGCACCACCCCGGCCGGTATCGCGTCGGCCGCATAG
- a CDS encoding helix-turn-helix transcriptional regulator — protein MATREAATELWSIEEVSAFLRVPVGTLYQWRYRRTGPRAFKVGRHLRYDPADVRSWLSGQAA, from the coding sequence TTGGCAACCCGTGAAGCAGCGACCGAACTGTGGTCGATCGAGGAGGTGTCGGCGTTCCTGCGGGTGCCCGTCGGCACGCTGTACCAGTGGCGGTACCGCCGCACCGGGCCACGGGCGTTCAAGGTCGGCCGACACCTGCGCTACGACCCGGCCGACGTGCGCTCCTGGCTCTCGGGACAGGCGGCCTGA
- a CDS encoding tyrosine-type recombinase/integrase, whose amino-acid sequence MGSVEKRIRDGKVTYLARWRDDAHRQRKRSFTRKVDADRFLAQVEADIVRGQYVDPSDKTTVVEYARRWAAGRAHRPTTARRVSSLIETHIAATPLGSRRLAAVVPSEVQAWAADRGKVLSPSTLRNLVGLLRSVYAAAVLDRLVGRSPVVRVSLPSAHRERVVPLTVDQVRKLADAIPARNRAMVLTQAGLGLRLGELLALRVQDVDFAARLVRIEWQFAPQSKVRTVPKTPRSRRTVPLPQVVADALRAHMAQFPPADDGTLFTTRFAGPYRHDYYGSIIFGAAVQKAGLPESITTHDLRHHYASVLLMQGESVITVAERLGHENATLVLSTYGHLMPDSEERTRRAVDEAWGCAPDAPQGETPTL is encoded by the coding sequence ATGGGCAGCGTGGAGAAGCGGATACGCGACGGCAAGGTTACCTACCTGGCCCGGTGGCGCGACGACGCCCACCGCCAGCGCAAGCGCTCCTTCACGCGCAAGGTCGACGCCGATCGCTTCCTCGCCCAGGTCGAAGCCGACATCGTGCGCGGCCAGTACGTCGACCCGTCCGACAAGACGACCGTGGTCGAGTACGCCCGGCGCTGGGCTGCCGGCCGCGCTCACCGTCCAACAACCGCCCGGCGTGTCTCCAGCCTGATCGAGACGCATATTGCTGCGACTCCGCTCGGCTCCCGTCGCCTGGCGGCCGTCGTGCCCTCCGAGGTGCAGGCATGGGCGGCCGACCGTGGCAAGGTGCTGTCGCCGTCGACCCTGCGCAACCTTGTCGGGCTGCTCCGCTCGGTCTACGCGGCGGCCGTGCTGGACAGGCTCGTCGGCCGCTCGCCCGTGGTCCGGGTCAGCCTGCCGTCAGCCCACCGGGAACGCGTCGTGCCGCTCACCGTCGACCAGGTACGCAAGCTCGCCGACGCGATCCCCGCCCGCAACCGCGCCATGGTCCTCACCCAGGCCGGGTTGGGCCTGCGCCTCGGCGAGCTGCTCGCGCTGCGCGTGCAAGATGTCGACTTCGCCGCGCGCCTGGTGCGGATCGAGTGGCAGTTCGCGCCGCAGTCCAAGGTGCGGACGGTCCCCAAGACTCCGCGCTCGCGCCGGACCGTGCCGCTGCCCCAGGTCGTCGCTGACGCTCTCCGGGCGCACATGGCGCAGTTCCCACCGGCTGATGACGGCACGCTGTTCACGACCCGCTTCGCCGGCCCCTACCGCCACGACTACTACGGCTCGATCATCTTCGGCGCGGCTGTCCAGAAGGCGGGCCTGCCGGAGAGCATCACGACCCATGACCTACGCCACCATTACGCGTCGGTCCTGCTGATGCAGGGCGAGTCGGTCATCACCGTGGCCGAACGGCTGGGGCACGAGAACGCCACGCTGGTCCTATCGACGTACGGTCACCTGATGCCGGACTCGGAGGAACGCACCCGCCGGGCGGTCGATGAGGCGTGGGGTTGTGCCCCCGATGCGCCCCAGGGCGAGACACCAACGCTCTGA
- the ychF gene encoding redox-regulated ATPase YchF, with protein MSLTIGIVGLPNVGKSTLFNALTKNDVLAANYPFATIEPNVGVVGLPDERLAKLAEIFSSQKVLPAPVSFVDIAGLVRGASKGQGRGNAFLANIRDASAICQVVRAFSDPNVVHVDGKVSPADDIETINTELILADIQTLEKALPRLEKEAKLRKDRAAAVEAAKKAVEVLDNGVTLYAGAAAAKVELEHLRELHLLTTKPFLYVFNVDEAELGNDEFLDELRGLVAPAEAIFMDAKIESELVDLPEDEARELLESIGQSEPGLNQLVRVGFRTLGLQTYLTAGPKEARAWTVPVGATAPEAAGVIHSDFQRGFIKAEVVSYNDLVEAGSMAAAKAAGKVRIEGKEYVMQDGDVVEFRFNV; from the coding sequence GTGAGTCTCACCATCGGCATCGTCGGCCTGCCCAACGTGGGCAAGAGCACCCTGTTCAACGCGCTGACCAAGAACGACGTGCTCGCCGCGAACTACCCGTTCGCCACCATCGAGCCGAACGTCGGCGTGGTCGGGCTGCCCGACGAGCGGCTGGCCAAGCTGGCCGAGATCTTCTCCTCGCAGAAGGTGCTGCCGGCGCCGGTCTCGTTCGTCGACATCGCCGGCCTGGTCCGGGGTGCCTCCAAGGGGCAGGGCCGGGGCAACGCGTTCCTCGCCAACATCCGGGACGCCTCGGCGATCTGCCAGGTGGTGCGCGCCTTCTCCGACCCGAACGTGGTGCACGTCGACGGCAAGGTCTCCCCGGCCGACGACATCGAGACGATCAACACCGAGCTGATCCTGGCCGACATCCAGACGCTGGAGAAGGCGCTTCCCCGGCTGGAGAAGGAGGCCAAGCTCCGCAAGGACCGGGCCGCCGCGGTCGAGGCAGCGAAGAAGGCGGTCGAGGTCCTCGACAACGGCGTGACCCTGTACGCGGGCGCCGCCGCCGCGAAGGTCGAGCTGGAACACCTGCGTGAGCTGCACCTGCTCACCACCAAGCCGTTCCTCTACGTCTTCAACGTCGACGAGGCCGAGCTGGGCAACGACGAGTTCCTCGACGAGCTGCGCGGCCTGGTCGCCCCCGCCGAGGCGATCTTCATGGACGCCAAGATCGAGTCCGAGCTGGTGGACCTGCCCGAGGACGAGGCCCGCGAGCTGCTGGAGTCGATCGGGCAGTCCGAGCCCGGCCTGAACCAGCTCGTCCGGGTGGGCTTCCGGACGCTCGGGCTCCAGACGTACCTGACGGCCGGCCCCAAGGAGGCGCGGGCCTGGACCGTCCCGGTCGGCGCGACCGCGCCGGAGGCCGCCGGGGTGATCCACAGCGACTTCCAGCGCGGCTTCATCAAGGCCGAGGTGGTCTCCTACAACGACCTGGTCGAGGCCGGATCGATGGCGGCGGCCAAGGCCGCCGGCAAGGTCCGGATCGAGGGCAAGGAGTACGTCATGCAGGACGGCGACGTGGTGGAGTTCCGCTTCAACGTCTGA
- a CDS encoding peptidase E gives MPATEPTIVATSMGFASRRRGPWDARPSALFDLMAELAGAGDAPRVCYLGQATGDQPTGFTVFYGAFAGTRFRASHLALYPMPNVEDIRAHLLAQDVIWVGGGSVANLCAVWRVHGLPEILHECWQAGVVLGGVSAGSICWHTGGATDSYGPTLRPFTEGLGWLPYGNGVHYDSEEQRRPLMHRLVADGTLPASHCTDDGVGLIYRGTRLAEAVADRPGVAAYELVRAEDGTARETRIEPRLLSAEPE, from the coding sequence ATGCCCGCCACCGAACCGACGATCGTCGCCACCAGCATGGGTTTCGCCAGCCGTCGCCGTGGCCCCTGGGACGCTCGGCCCAGCGCCCTGTTCGACCTGATGGCCGAACTTGCCGGGGCCGGTGACGCGCCCCGCGTCTGCTACCTCGGCCAGGCCACCGGCGACCAGCCGACCGGGTTCACCGTCTTCTACGGCGCCTTCGCCGGCACCCGGTTCCGCGCCTCCCACCTGGCGCTCTACCCGATGCCCAACGTCGAGGACATCCGGGCGCACCTGCTCGCGCAGGACGTCATCTGGGTCGGCGGCGGCAGCGTGGCGAACCTCTGCGCGGTGTGGCGGGTGCACGGCCTGCCGGAGATCCTGCACGAGTGCTGGCAGGCCGGAGTGGTGCTCGGCGGGGTCTCCGCCGGTTCGATCTGCTGGCACACCGGCGGCGCCACCGACAGCTACGGTCCGACGCTGCGGCCCTTCACCGAAGGGCTGGGCTGGCTCCCGTACGGCAACGGCGTGCACTACGACAGCGAGGAGCAGCGCCGCCCGCTGATGCACCGGCTGGTCGCCGACGGCACGCTGCCGGCGAGCCACTGCACCGACGACGGCGTGGGGCTGATCTACCGGGGCACCCGGCTGGCCGAGGCGGTGGCGGACCGTCCCGGCGTGGCCGCGTACGAGCTGGTCCGCGCCGAGGACGGCACCGCCCGGGAGACCCGGATCGAGCCGCGCCTGCTGTCCGCCGAGCCGGAGTGA
- a CDS encoding MarR family winged helix-turn-helix transcriptional regulator, producing the protein MTGDEVDAIVEQWRRERPGMRPEPMAVFGRIYRLARLVGDGQEKVYAGWGIGRGEFDVLAALRRSGSPYTLAPKALAASLMLTSGGMTGRLDRLERAGLVRRSPDPADRRALRVTLTDTGRRVVEESAEAGLAVQRRILDALPPADQDRLADLLRALLAAAEARPADPAQ; encoded by the coding sequence GTGACAGGCGACGAGGTGGACGCGATCGTCGAGCAGTGGCGGCGGGAACGACCAGGTATGCGGCCCGAGCCGATGGCCGTGTTCGGCCGCATCTACCGGCTGGCCCGGCTGGTCGGCGACGGCCAGGAGAAGGTGTACGCGGGCTGGGGCATCGGCCGGGGCGAGTTCGACGTGCTGGCCGCGCTGCGGCGCTCCGGCTCGCCGTACACGCTGGCGCCGAAGGCGCTCGCCGCCTCGCTGATGCTCACCTCCGGCGGCATGACCGGGCGGCTCGATCGCCTCGAACGCGCGGGCCTGGTGCGGCGCTCCCCGGACCCGGCCGACCGGCGGGCGCTGCGGGTCACGCTCACCGACACCGGCCGCCGGGTGGTGGAGGAGTCGGCCGAGGCCGGGCTCGCGGTGCAGCGGCGGATCCTCGACGCGCTTCCGCCCGCCGACCAGGACCGGCTGGCCGACCTGCTGCGCGCGTTGCTCGCGGCGGCCGAGGCCAGGCCCGCGGATCCGGCACAATGA